Proteins encoded in a region of the Fundulus heteroclitus isolate FHET01 chromosome 2, MU-UCD_Fhet_4.1, whole genome shotgun sequence genome:
- the c2h11orf49 gene encoding UPF0705 protein C11orf49 homolog, whose translation MSRLTSAVPTEQYLADSQVLFYLNDAVTQLLDHKEEYTQFGLVRYFAEYFSSVKNSNHVLFREFSYIRATQHNRASFIRVFWRCFRQIGKSGDLLSVLEYRSLLQLLCPDFPLEVVRSAARIVLMDDATDCLMSFSDFIYAFQLQFYYQEFLDSVQVIYQDLLAGKSPNTVIVPTSSSVEQLMAVAAEENDREEQQQDGVDSSTLAECVDALCDRFKHSYPSRTCTREVLEQIEKVSYYGFLMSLAKHEGINQAIGALPSKEELLIDPEMDQELDKLIAQISVSPGSNSSGSAVGGLKEVQRRASPRRNIHHRRKIEVESDGSTEETDSSEN comes from the exons TTTATCTGAATGACGCCGTGACCCAGCTGCTGGACCACAAGGAGGAGTACACCCAGTTCGGCTTGGTTCGATACTTCGCCGAATA TTTCAGCAGCGTGAAGAACAGCAACCATGTACTCTTCAGGGAGTTTAGCTACATCAGAGCCACCCAGCACAACAGAGCGTCCTTCATCAGAGTCTTCTGGAGATGCTTCAGACAGATCGGCAAGAGTGGAG ACTTGCTGTCCGTGCTGGAGTACAGGTCTCTGCTGCAGTTGCTGTGTCCAGATTTCCCCCTGGAGGTGGTGCGGAGCGCAGCCAG AATCGTTCTGATGGATGACGCCACTGATTGTCTGATGTCGTTCTCTGACTTTATTTATGCCTTTCAGCTGCAGTTCTACTACCAAG AGTTCCTGGACAGCGTTCAGGTGATCTACCAGGATCTGTTAGCCGGGAAGAGCCCCAACACCGTCATCGTCCCCACGTCCTCCTCCGTGGAGCAGCTCATGGCCGTGGCCGCAGAGGAGAACGAcagggaggagcagcagcaggacggCGTGGATTCGTCCACGCTGGCTGAGTGCGTGGACGCGCTTTGTGACAGGTTCAAGCACAG CTATCCCTCCAGGACGTGCACGAGGGAAGTCCTGGAGCAGATCGAGAAGGTTTCTTACTACGGCTTCCTCATGAGTCTGGCTAAACATGAGGGCATCAACCAGGCTATCG GAGCGTTACCCAGCAAGGAGGAGCTGCTCATTGACCCAGAAATGGACCAGGAACTCGACAAATT AATCGCTCAGATCTCTGTGAGTCCCGGCAGCAACAGCAGCGGCAGCGCCGTGGGGGGGTTGAAGGAGGTGCAGAGGAGGGCCTCCCCACGCAGGAACATCCACCACCGCAGGAAAATAGAGGTGGAGAGCGACGGCTCCACCGAGGAGACGGACTCCTCTGAAAACTGA